The following is a genomic window from Parabacteroides johnsonii DSM 18315.
GTGGTTTCTGTCCCACACCACCGAAAATAACGGTATGTTTCACGTGAGTATAACACCCGTATGCCGTAAAGCTTTCACCGATCTGGATCGCCAATTCGCGTGTCGGAGTCAGGACCAGGGCTTTAATACCCGGCTTACACCTACTTGAAATCTGTTCTTCGATCTTCTGAATGATAGGGATGGAAAAAGCTGCCGTCTTACCGGTTCCTGTCTGTGCGCAACCTAATAAATCAGATCCGTCCAATACTAGGGGAATGGCTTCGGCTTGTATGGGAGTGGGAGTTGTGTACTTTTCTTTTTTGAGAGCCTTGCGTATCGGCTCGATCAGTTCTAATTGTTCAAATGTCATATAATAAGTATGAGCCATCACGGCTCGTTAAATAAATAATGATGACAAAGGTACACAAAAATTCAGGGCATTGTACCAAAACAGCAACAATTTCTTATTTCTATGGAAAGAAAAACCTTTTTTGTCCCGAATAATTCTTTTTTAAGTGCCTACCAATTCTGTAATCGGCGTCAGTGATTATATAATCAGTGGTTGTGATTTTATAATCACTGACACTGATTTTATAATCACAACCACTGATTACAAAATTTGTAGGCATTCTGATGTTTTTTTGCTCATGTAGATAAGTTTTCTTGTAGCAAGGAAATATTATTTCTTATATTTGCGTGCTTAAAAAACATTCAGTTCTTTTTGATTCTCATGAAAGAATTATTGTTACTACTCAAACGGTTCTTCGGATACACTACATTTCGCCCTTTACAGGCTGAAATCATACAGCGCATCTTGCAGAAAGAAGATTCGCTGGTCCTGATGCCTACGGGTGGCGGCAAGTCGATCTGTTTTCAGCTTCCGGCGATCTACATGCCGGGAACTGCCATCGTAGTATCTCCCCTTATTGCTCTGATGAAGGACCAGGTCGAAGGACTGATCGCCAATGGCATACCGGCATCAACACTCAACAGCATGATGCCTGAGGAAGAACGCCACCGGGTACGGCAACTCTGCATACAGGGGAAGGTGAAGCTGCTTTACATCTCCCCCGAAGGGATCATAAGCGAACTGCATTGGCTTCTTCCCCGCATCGACATTTCGCTGATCGCCATTGACGAGGCACATTGTATCTCGCATTGGGGACATGATTTCCGTCCCGAATATACCCAGCTGTCCGTTCTGAAAGAGAATTTCCCGAAAGTACCGATCGTCGCCCTGACAGCTACGGCGGACAAAATCACCCGGACAGACATACTGAATCAACTGAAACTACGTGATCCTAAAACATTCATCTCGTCTTTCGATCGCCCGAACCTATCGCTCACTATCCGTCGCGGACTGAGCAAAAAGGAAAAGATTGCAGCGATCGTCCATTTCATCAACCGCCACCACCGGCAAAGCGGCATCATCTACTGCATGAGCCGCAACAGTACGGAATCTTTGGTTGAAGAACTGTCCGAATACAGTATCCGGGCAGTCGCCTATCATGCCGGACTAAGCCCCGACAAGCGCGAGAAAGCGCAGGACGATTTCATCAACGACCGTGTCAATGTGGTGTGTGCGACAGTCGCGTTCGGAATGGGGATAGACAAAAGCAATGTCCGCTGGGTCATTCATTATAATATGCCGTCAAGCATCGAGAACTACTACCAGGAAATAGGCCGTGCCGGGCGGGACGGCATGAAAAGCGACACGCTTCTTTTCTATTCCGTAGGCGATATCCTGCTCCTCCGCCGTTTTGCAGAGGAAAGCGGACAGAAAGACGTCAGTTTGCAAAAGTTAAACCGGATGCGCCGGTATTGCGAGGCAGACATCTGCCGACGCCGTATCTTGCTGAGCTATTTCGGAGAAGAAACGGACAAGGATTGCGGGAACTGCGACGTCTGCAAGAACCCTCCCCAGCGTTTCGACGGGAGTATCTTGGTGCAGAAAGCCTTGAGCGGTATTTTCCGTACCGGGCAAACAGCTAATATGCACCTGCTGATCGATATACTCCGGGGGGCCGAAAAGGAAGAGTTGAAGGAAAAAGGATATGATAAACTAAAAACCTACGGGGTTGGCAAGGACCTCAGCTACAAAGAGTGGAAAGAATATTTATACCAGATGCTTCAGCTCGGTTATATCGAAATCGACTATATGTCGGCCGGCCACCTGAAAGTGACTCCATTAGGGCGTAAAGTCCTTTTCGGCGAACAGCAGGCACTCATGACCATTTATCAAAAGACAAAAGACTTTGCCCTGCCGACCAAAAAAGGCGGCTACAAATACCGTCCGATCCGTCCGATCGAATCCACCTCCGTAGAAGAAACGCTTCTCGACTCCCTGCAACAGCTTCGCAAGCAGATTGCCGAACGTGAACATACCCCGGCTTATATCATCTTTTCAGATGATGCCCTCGAAGATATGGTCCAGAAGAAACCGGTCACACTCGACGAGTTTAGCGAAATACGAGGTGTCGGACAGCTCAAGCTGGACAAATACGGAAAAGTATTCGTCGCCCTGATCCGCTTTGTCCTTCGTTTGCCTAAAAAAGAATAAAAAAGAAAAACAAACAATCGTCCTATTCTTTTGTTTATATTTACATAATGAATAGAATGATAGATACAATGAAAACAGTCCCCATACTCTTACTACTTTGTCTTTCCTCACTGAGTTTCTGTACGACAAAGCCGAGAGAGCCGCAGGGACCCGGTTCCCCCAGACAAAACATTCCGATTGCCGAAACAACACCGGAACCGGAGGCACCCCCTCCCCTCATTGAAACCATTATAGAAAAGGAACTACTTTACGACCAGCACACGTTGACCGATACTTACCCGTATAAAGATACGACACGGGAATTTCAATGGGATAAGATCCGTGCCGGTATTCGTCTGCTCGATTCGATCCGGCAAAAACCGTCCCGTTGGGCGATCTTTCAAAACTACAGGAACAAGAATGGGGAAGCTCCACTGGTCCGAAATTTTCATCGCGATGCTTACAAGCGTGTTTCCGACACTTTAGGTATCGAACGTTACCAGTCTGTCCCACTGTATCTGCCAGACGATACGCTGACAGCCGAACGCTATGGCCGTGACGGGACTCTGGTGAAATTACTGGACGACAGCGACCACCTTTTCCGTATCCAAACGATCTATACAAACGGGGAATGGCTTGTTCCCGGAAAATATGTCAAGCCGATAGCCGATAGCGTCACATTCGACAAGGCCATATTCGTCGATGTCACCAACCAAAATATCGCAACGCTCGAGCATACGGGTTCCAAATGGCTTGTCAGAAGCATGAATCCGGCAACAACAGGGCAGCACCGCCCTCCATACGCACAGGAAACGCCATTAGGCATATTTGTCGTCCAGGAAAAGAAGGCAAGGATGATTTATCTGGTAGACGGCAGCAAAGAGACAGGTGGATTCGCTCCTTATGCCAGTCGGTTCACCAACGGAGGGTATATCCACGGAGTTCCGGTAAACGCGCCACGTAAGTCGCTGATCGAATACAGTCCAACGCTTGGAACGACTCCACGTTCCCATATGTGCGTCCGGAATGCGACCTCGCACGCCAAGTTCGTTTATGATTGGGCGCCTGTAAATGAGACTATTGTTTTCGTTTTTGATTAAAAGTCTTATCTTTGTGCGACATTATTCAATCTTATGTTATTGCGCATCTGTTTATACTTGTTTTTATTATTTCTTCCGGCTAATTATACGATAACCAGAAGTTCGTCTCCCCTAATTCCGGCTGATCCTGCGGCGGCCATGTCTTCGGTATGCCGACAGCTCTATACAGATATGCAGCTGGATAATGTGGTGGACTATACCGCCTTCGAACAAGCAATAACCGGATCGCAGGCAATCGAACGACGTAACAAGGATATCATTACCCTGATCGACTTCACGAAGCCTTCCACGGAAGAGCGGCTTTATGTTCTGGATATCCGGCACAAGAAACTCCTGTTCTCCTCTCTCGTCTCGCATGGGAAAAACAGCGGAGGAAATTACGCCACGTCTTTCTCCAACAAAGTCAATTCTTACAAAAGTTCATTGGGATTTTTCGTGACGGAGAATACCTATCAGGGTAAAAACGGCTATTCCTTAGTCCTGAACGGTTTGGAAAAAGGGATCAACGACCGGGCAAAAGAACGGGCGATTGTGGTACACGGGGCTAATTATTGTAGCCCGTCCGTTGCTGCATCGGCAGGCCGCTTAGGTAGAAGTTTCGGTTGTCCCGCCCTGCCTCAGTCACTTGCCAAGCCAATTATCAACACCATCAAAAACGGGACCTTACTCTACATATATGCCAATGACAAAGACTATTTGAGCCAAAGCACGATCTTATCAACCGAAAGATCGATTTCTCCAAACTCGATCATCGCATTGAACAACCTGATACGGGAATAGCCCGGCAAATCCTCCGGCCGGATATCACCTGCAACCATCTCTCCCCGATCCAGCAAAGAAGCCCTTTTCGTTCCTGCCAGCAACGGTACGGAAGGGGTAATCCATTGTTTTCCGTTCCAGAGCGCAATATTGCAAATAGAAGTGTCGGTCAACCATCCTCTCCGAACGATCAGCACGTCGTCCTCCGTTTCGCGCAAATCGAACAAACGGTTCAGTACACTCCGGTCCGTACTTTTATACCGATAGTCGGCTTCATCATCGGCAACCAATCGCAAAGAGGATACCGGACGAATATGATAGGAGGCATACTCCACTTTCAGGATATCTTTATCATATTCAACGCGGCACTTTGTCCGTTCCCGATAGTCTCCAGGTTGGATACAGTCACTCAAATCAAGGAAACCGGTTTGATGCAACACGTCCCGGCGTGTCTCATTCATACGCCGGTTATGGTAGGGCAAATTATGAATCTGCCCGTTCTCGATCCGGATCGTTTCAATAAATGGGGACATAAACTTTCTGTTTCATTTCGTCATACTCACTTGCCAAATCACTTTGGGAGGTGATGCCTCCTCCACTCTTAAAGACCAAAGAGCCATCCCCCTGTCGTTCCAAAAAGCGAATCATGACAGCACTGTTCAAACTATTCCCGTCAAAATAGCCCATAACACCCGTATAGAACCCTCTTTCGTATGTCTCGGCTTCCGCTATAATCTCCATTGTCTTCTTTTTAGGTGCGCCAGTAATGGAGCCTGCCGGAAGGAGGCAAAATAGCAAATCTCCTATCTCTGCCTGCCAAT
Proteins encoded in this region:
- the recQ gene encoding DNA helicase RecQ; the encoded protein is MKELLLLLKRFFGYTTFRPLQAEIIQRILQKEDSLVLMPTGGGKSICFQLPAIYMPGTAIVVSPLIALMKDQVEGLIANGIPASTLNSMMPEEERHRVRQLCIQGKVKLLYISPEGIISELHWLLPRIDISLIAIDEAHCISHWGHDFRPEYTQLSVLKENFPKVPIVALTATADKITRTDILNQLKLRDPKTFISSFDRPNLSLTIRRGLSKKEKIAAIVHFINRHHRQSGIIYCMSRNSTESLVEELSEYSIRAVAYHAGLSPDKREKAQDDFINDRVNVVCATVAFGMGIDKSNVRWVIHYNMPSSIENYYQEIGRAGRDGMKSDTLLFYSVGDILLLRRFAEESGQKDVSLQKLNRMRRYCEADICRRRILLSYFGEETDKDCGNCDVCKNPPQRFDGSILVQKALSGIFRTGQTANMHLLIDILRGAEKEELKEKGYDKLKTYGVGKDLSYKEWKEYLYQMLQLGYIEIDYMSAGHLKVTPLGRKVLFGEQQALMTIYQKTKDFALPTKKGGYKYRPIRPIESTSVEETLLDSLQQLRKQIAEREHTPAYIIFSDDALEDMVQKKPVTLDEFSEIRGVGQLKLDKYGKVFVALIRFVLRLPKKE
- a CDS encoding L,D-transpeptidase — encoded protein: MIDTMKTVPILLLLCLSSLSFCTTKPREPQGPGSPRQNIPIAETTPEPEAPPPLIETIIEKELLYDQHTLTDTYPYKDTTREFQWDKIRAGIRLLDSIRQKPSRWAIFQNYRNKNGEAPLVRNFHRDAYKRVSDTLGIERYQSVPLYLPDDTLTAERYGRDGTLVKLLDDSDHLFRIQTIYTNGEWLVPGKYVKPIADSVTFDKAIFVDVTNQNIATLEHTGSKWLVRSMNPATTGQHRPPYAQETPLGIFVVQEKKARMIYLVDGSKETGGFAPYASRFTNGGYIHGVPVNAPRKSLIEYSPTLGTTPRSHMCVRNATSHAKFVYDWAPVNETIVFVFD
- a CDS encoding murein L,D-transpeptidase catalytic domain family protein, whose product is MLLRICLYLFLLFLPANYTITRSSSPLIPADPAAAMSSVCRQLYTDMQLDNVVDYTAFEQAITGSQAIERRNKDIITLIDFTKPSTEERLYVLDIRHKKLLFSSLVSHGKNSGGNYATSFSNKVNSYKSSLGFFVTENTYQGKNGYSLVLNGLEKGINDRAKERAIVVHGANYCSPSVAASAGRLGRSFGCPALPQSLAKPIINTIKNGTLLYIYANDKDYLSQSTILSTERSISPNSIIALNNLIRE
- a CDS encoding aminotransferase class IV family protein, which translates into the protein MSPFIETIRIENGQIHNLPYHNRRMNETRRDVLHQTGFLDLSDCIQPGDYRERTKCRVEYDKDILKVEYASYHIRPVSSLRLVADDEADYRYKSTDRSVLNRLFDLRETEDDVLIVRRGWLTDTSICNIALWNGKQWITPSVPLLAGTKRASLLDRGEMVAGDIRPEDLPGYSRIRLFNAMIEFGEIDLSVDKIVLWLK